A genomic window from Salvia hispanica cultivar TCC Black 2014 chromosome 5, UniMelb_Shisp_WGS_1.0, whole genome shotgun sequence includes:
- the LOC125186115 gene encoding WUSCHEL-related homeobox 3-like, whose product MSNRRWCPTPEQVMVLEELYRRGLRTPTAHQIQKITAHLSLYGNIQGKSVFYWFQNHKARDRQKLRNKLLFYQTLHFQGNSGMMMRQTIPDPPKDWVMMRSSYGHDSVMVMDNLGPTPTLNQPLQTLQLFPLTSPAAANHP is encoded by the exons ATGAGCAACAGAAGATGGTGCCCAACTCCGGAGCAAGTGATGGTGCTTGAGGAGCTGTACAGAAGAGGCCTCCGCACCCCCACCGCCCACCAGATTCAGAAGATCACcgctcatctctctctctacggCAACATCCAGGGCAAAAGCGTCTTTTACTGGTTCCAGAACCACAAGGCCCGCGACCGCCAGAAACTCCGCAACAAACTCCTCTTCTACCAAACCCTCCATTTCCAG GGTAACAGTGGGATGATGATGCGGCAGACAATACCAGATCCCCCAAAAGATTGGGTAATGATGCGATCATCGTACGGCCATGATTCCGTGATGGTTATGGACAATCTGGGCCCCACTCCCACACTAAACCAGCCCCTCCAAACCCTACAACTCTTCCCACTCACTTCACCTGCTGCTGCAAATCATCCATGA